The region ACCCGCACGCGTGGTCGGACCCGTTGGGCTTGGCTCCCTGCAACGGGAAGGGCTGGAATTCCACCGAGCAGTTCCAGGACTATGTGAACAAGAAGGCGGATCGGCAGCGCAAGAAAGACAATGCGAAGAACGCCATCGAGAAGGTGGCCAACCAGTTCCGGCGCAATAACACCGGTGTTGCCGTGCACATCCTCCAAGGTGAGAACCACGGCGGAACCGCGAACGGTCTGCACGCCTACACCGGCGGCGCACTCCCGCACGATGTCAACGTCGTGAACACGACTGGCAATCCCAACAAGGTGCACCAGATCGATTACACGAGGATCGGCGCCAACAACACCAAGCAGAGCACGATGTACCCGGCGAACTGGACCCAGGACCAGGTCCTGGCCCACATCGCCTCCTCGCACCCGGCCAAGTTCCTCGGCCCTGACTACCACCAGTACTTCGGGAAGAGCTCGCCGAACCAGGTGTTGGACTACCTGCACGGTGATATGAAGCCGATCCGGGTCGATTCCCCGGGGAACACCGCTTACCCCGTGAGACCGGGAAGGCGGTGATCCACGCCTGGCCACGCTCCTCACGAACCGAGGAGCGTGGCCAGGCGGGGTGAATAGGCGTGATCGAGCACCAGCGACGCCGCGCCCACGGCACCGGCGTCCGCGCCGATCAGCGCGGTCTCCACCCGCACCGGCCGAACCTCGGGCGCCCACACCTGCGTCTGGATCACCTTCGCCACCCGGGACCGCACCAGTTCCGCCACCTGCCGCAGGGCAGGGCCGCCGAGTATCACGCGGTCGACATCCAGCACGCTCACCACCGATGCCAGCGCCTGGCCCAGCCGGGTTGCCGCCACGCGCAGGACCCGAACCGCGGTGGTGTCGCCCTCGACGGCCAACCGGCACAGCCGCTCGTAAGCCTTCGGGACCGATTCGTCCGCGGCTTCGCGGGTCGCCACCTGCCAGTCGGCGACGATCGCGCGCATCGAGCAGTACGCCTCCAGGCATCCCTTTTTACCGCAATGGCATTCGCGGCCGCCGCCGCTGTGCACATGACCGATCTCGCCGGCGTTGTTGCTGATCCCGCGATATACCTGGTCGTCCAGCACCACCCCGATGCCCACGCCGGAACCCAGGTAGACGTACACGAACGAGCCAGCGCGCTTAGCTCCCCCGGCCCAACGTTCGCCGATCGCCGCCGCCGTCGCGTCGTTGTCCATCACCACCGGCAGTCCGGCGCGCTCCTCGACGATGTCGGCCAGCGGGACCTCCGCCCAGCCCGCCAGGTTCGGCGGCGAGAGCACCCGCCGGTGCGCCGCGTCCAACGGGCCGGGCACCGCGAGCCCGATGCCCAGCACCCGGCCGTCGGCGATACCGGAACGCCGCACCAGCTGGTGGAAAGTGCGAGCCAGCGCGGCCCCGACGCTCGAGGGCGAGGCATCATCGGGAACGCGGCGACGGCTGCGTAGCCGCACCCCGCCGGCCAAGTCCAGCAGGACACCGGTGATCCGTTCCGGATCGAGGTGCAGGCCGACCGCCGAGTACGCGTCCGGCACCACCTTCAGCAACACCCGGCGCTTGCCGCCGGTGGACGGCGCGTGGCCGTTCTCGGTGACCAGCCCGTCGTCGATCAGCGCCCGCACGATGTTGGACATCGTCTGCGCGGTCAGCCCGGTCCGTTGTGCCAGTTCCACCCGGCTGACTTCCCCGTGTTGTCGGATGGTGTCGAGCACGACCGCGCGGTTGAACCCGCCCACCCGTGGCAGATTCGTGCCCTGCCAGGACGTTTTCGCCATAGGCGCTCCTCACCCGGGAACGGCAAGATCATCGACTTGTGCGATCGAATGGAATTAACGTGCCCAGAGTGTGATCCACATCTCAGGTCGGGCGCAACCATCGCCAGCGGGAAGACCGCGATGCGTCCATGAATGGGCGATTTAAATGGAAATCGACGTGCGGATTTCCATTGACTCGCAACACATCTGCGACGCGGCGACGAGCTCTTACCGTCGGCCACGCTGGAGCGACTGGCCGACCTGCTCGGCTAAACCTCGAAGGGCCCGGTCAGGCAAAAACTTGCGGGCGGTGAGTGGACTCGATCCGCTCGCCGCCCGCAGGCCCTTGGAGATTTCTTGCCGTCATCGCAGCTGTGTCCTCCCCTACATCGGAACTCTGTCCCGGTGAATCCGGTCGATCTCACCGGCCTCGGACTGTTCGTTGGATTCGTCATCCTCGCTGCGCAGCGAAACGAACACCGCAGCGACCGCGATCAGGGACAACGCCAGCATGGCCAGATCAGCCATGACACACCCCCTCATATCGGCGCGCCGTTTTTGGCGGTTATCACTGGGACGCAGACAGTGTCCGTCTGGTTGCTGATCGTTTGCGAATCTTTTTATTCACCCCGCTGAGCTGGGTAGATCCACCTGCCCGAAGAACGAAAACGGCGTTTCCCCGAAATAGCTTCAGCTATCTTGGGGAAACGCCGCACGAAAGCGCACACATCGCGGGGTCTCCACGCCGGACGGGTGGACGCGAAGCTTCCCACGTCGCCTCGCCAAGTCCACCCGTCCGGGGGTCGCTCGGTCAGTGACCGAGACGTTGTTTCAGGGCCTCCAGCTCATCGCGCATCGAGCTCGGCAGCGAGTCGCCGATGGTGGCGAACCACTCCTCGATGAGCGGCACCTCCGCCTTCCACTCCTCGACGTCGACCTTCAGCGCCTCTTCGACATCCGCCTTCGGCGTGTCCAGCCCGGACAGCTCCAGGGCGTCGGCCGACGGCACCCGGCCGATCGCGGTGTCGGCAGCGGCGGCGTTGCCCTCCAGCCGGTCCACGATCCACTTGAGCACACGGGAGTTCTCCCCGAAGCCCGGCCACAGGAAGCGCTTGTCCTCGCCGCGCCGGAACCAGTTCACGTAGAAGATCCGCGGTAGCTTGGCGGCGTCGGCGGACTTGCCGACGTTCACCCAGTGCTGGAAGTAGTCGCCGACGTTGTAGCCGATGAACGGCAGCATGGCCATCGGGTCGCGTCGCACGTCGCCGACCTTGCCCGCCGCCGCAGCGGTCTTCTCCGACGAGAGGGTGGCGCCCATGAACACGCCGTGCTGCCAGTCGAAGGCCTCGTTCACCAGCGGAACGGTGGTCTTGCGCCGCCCGCCGAAGAGGATCGCCGAGATCGGCACGCCCTTCGGGTCGTCCCACTCCGGCGCCAGGATCGGGCACTGCGACATCGGCGTGCAGTAGCGCGAGTTCGGGTGCGCGGCCTTCTCCTTGCTGGCAGGCGTCCAGTCGCGGCCCTTCCAGTCGGTGAGGTGCTGCGGGTCGCCCTCCATCTCTTCCCACCACACGTCGCCGTCGTCGGTGAGAGCGACGTTGGTGAACAGCGAGTTGCCCTGCGCGATGGTGCGCATCGCGTTCGGGTTGGTCTTCCAGTTGGTGCCCGGCGCGACGCCGAAGAACCCGGCCTCCGGGTTCACCGCGTAGAGCCGGCCGTCTTCCCCGAAGCGCATCCATGCGATGTCGTCACCGAGGGTCTCGACCCGCCAGCCCGGGATGGTCGGCTGCAGCATCGCCAGGTTGGTCTTGCCGCAGGCCGAGGGGAACGCGGCCGCGACGTAGTAGACCTTCTCCTCGGGCGAGATCAGTTTGAGGATCAGCATGTGCTCGGCCAGCCAGCCCTCGTCGCGGGCCATCGCCGAGGCGATCCGCAGCGAGTAGCACTTCTTGCCCAGCAGCGCGTTGCCGCCGTAGCCGGAGCCGAAGCTCCAGATCATCCGCTCCTCTGGGAAGTGGGTGATGTACTTGATGTCGTTGCACGGCCACGGCACGTCCTGCTGCCCCGGCTCCAGCGGGGCACCCACCGAGTGCAGCGCGGGTACGAACTCACCGTCGGCGTCCAGCCGCTCCAGCACCTTCGCGCCCATCCGGGTCATGATGTGCATCGACACCACGACGTATTCGGAGTCGGTGATCTCCACGCCCAGCCGCGGCGGGTCGGCGTCCAGCGGTCCCATGCAGAACGGGATCACGTACATCGTGCGACCACGCATGCAGCCCCGGTAGAGCTCCGTCATGATCGCCTTCATCTCGTTGGGGTCCATCCAGTTGTTGGTGACCCCGGAGTCCTTCTCCTCGACCGAGCAGATGAAGGTCCGCTCCTCGACACGCGCCACGTCCGAGGGGTCCGAAGCCGCGTAGAACGAGTTCGGCTTCTGCTTCAGTCGGGTGAAGGTGCCCGCCTCGACGAGGCGGTCGGTCATGCGCTGCCACTCCTGCTGCGAGCCGTCGCACCACACCACCTGGTCGGGTGTGGTCAGCTCGGCGACCTCACGCACCCACGACAACAGGCGCTCGTGCGTGGTCGGTGCCTGGTCGAGCCCTGGGATGGTCAATGCGGTCATAGCGTCGCGTCTCCTGACTGGGCGCCACAGCCCGGATTGCCGACGGGGTCCGTCGGCCTTTGCAGGGAAAGCTTCGCCCGCCCCGAAGATCGGGCGAAGTGAAAAAGGGATGCATTGAGGCTAACTGCGAGAAGGGCGCTCAATGGAGATCAGCGTTGTTCGTTCTCTCACAAGAACGATAAGGGAATCGATACAGTAGCGATCTTGGAGGTGGTCTGGACGAAAATCTCGCCGTCCGGGGGTCGCTCGGTCCTAGATTTTCCGGCGATCCGGACGTCGACGCGAACGTCGGGTTACGCGCGGACGGCCATCGAATGCCGGTTCTTCTCCGTGGTCGCCAATAAAAAAAACCCGCCCGATGGCCTGAAGTGGGCGAATCGGACGGGTGAAAAAAATTACGTCGGGTGGTCAGCTCCAGACGGCGTCGGAGTCCGCCTTACCGGCCGCGCCCCCGCCGCGTCGGCCACCGCTCTGCTCGTCGCCGCCGCGCGGGTCGCCATGATCGCCGGTCCCCACGGTGGCCGCATGCGGCTGGGCGGTGTCGTCGAAGGTCCACGCCGCGTCGTCGGTCGCGCCGGCCGCCGGGTTCGGGGCGTAGTGCCCGTCGTCGGTCACCTTGCCCTGCTCGACGACCGTCCACTGGCCGTCGCCGGTGTGGTGCGAGATCGTCACGTCGCCGGTCTGGCTGATCTCCACGACCTGGTCGGCCGAGCCGTCTCCGTCGACGTCGGTGACCAGCATGGTGCCGCCGGCTTGGGTCTCCACGACCGCGGTGTCGGCGATCCCGTCCTGGTTGGTGTCCTCGGTGGCCGGGCCTACCTGCATGTCGCCCTGCGGGGTGTCGATGACCATCGACTGGCCATGCCCCTGGTCCTGTGGGTCGGCGCCGCCCGGGTGCTGCTCGGGCGCCTCGCCGGTCCACTTGCCGGTCCCCGCGTCGAAGCGGGCCTGCTCGACCACCACGCCGTCGGCGTTGATCGACTGCATCAAGTCGGCCTGGCCGTCGGCGTTCTCGTCGATGTAGGCGACGTAGCCGTCGTCGGTCAGTACCGCGACGGTTTCGTCCACGCCATCACCATCGAGGTCGTAGTTGGCCTCGGCGGTGTACTCCTCGCCCTCGACGGTGACCTTGATGTCACCGTCCCCCGCGCCGGTCTCCTCGATGTACACGTCCGTTACCCCTCAGCCGGCCGATCACCTGCAAAACCTACGACGCAGGGTAGAGGTCCTCGGTTCCCGACGTGAAGGACCTGGCATTTTCCGCATCTCGATCGCAACGTCCGGCCGAACGGATGGCCGGTCGCCAGCGCCGTTGATCACCGCGCCGCGGTTGAAGCCGACGTTTCCAAAGGTGACCAGTTGGTCGCGATATCGGCCGTGGCCACGGGGCAACCGCAGCGGCGTGCGGATCACGATGCGGCGGTGTCGCGGAGGTTGCGGATGCCGCCGAGCAGGTTCTCGGCGCGTTCCCGGCCCGCGGCGGCTTCGGTGAGGCGGCGGTTGACCGTCTGGAGTTGGCGGCTGCGCTCGGCGGCGTCCATCTTCAGTGCCTTGTCCACCTCCCGCAGTTCCCCCTCGATCGCCTCGATCCGCCTGGTCAGGGCGTCGTCGAGGGCCAGCGACAACTGTTGCTCCGCCTCGATCAACTGCTCGGCGACCAGCTGGTCCAGCGCCGAGCGGGCGTCCGCGATGGCCTCGGTCAACCACTGCTTGAGGTGTTGCTTGTCCGCCGCGTGCTTGCGGGTCCGCGCCATCCACCAGCCCGCCCCAAGCCCGAGCACGATCGTCACCGGCAGCACCACCGGGTTCAGCGCCGCGATGCCCAGCCCGGCCAACGGCATCGCCGCCGCGCGCCCGACACCGAGCCCGCCGGAAACACCCATGAACACCAGGAGCTTGTCCTCCGCGGTCGGCGGCCGCTTGTCCGGCGGGCGAAGCGCGATCGGCGCCTGCACGCCGCGCGCGAACTGCGAGCGGATCACGTCCAGTTCCTCGGCGGAGAACAACTCCTTCAACGACTGCTCGGCGACCGTGGCCAGCCGCGCGGACAGCATCGCCGCGACCCGGGTCGAAGCCATCTGCAACGCCACGTCGACCTGCCGGGGCAGCTCGCCGAGTTGGTGGCGGTCGGCGCCGTCGATGGCTCGACGGAACCAGTTCTGCACCTCCCGGACCTGGCGGGTCACCTCGTGGCTGGTCTCGACGCGGGTGCGCTGGATCTCGCCGCGCAGCTTGACCTGCCAGCCGCGGGTCGACGATCGGCGCGCGGTGG is a window of Saccharopolyspora phatthalungensis DNA encoding:
- a CDS encoding ROK family transcriptional regulator, translated to MAKTSWQGTNLPRVGGFNRAVVLDTIRQHGEVSRVELAQRTGLTAQTMSNIVRALIDDGLVTENGHAPSTGGKRRVLLKVVPDAYSAVGLHLDPERITGVLLDLAGGVRLRSRRRVPDDASPSSVGAALARTFHQLVRRSGIADGRVLGIGLAVPGPLDAAHRRVLSPPNLAGWAEVPLADIVEERAGLPVVMDNDATAAAIGERWAGGAKRAGSFVYVYLGSGVGIGVVLDDQVYRGISNNAGEIGHVHSGGGRECHCGKKGCLEAYCSMRAIVADWQVATREAADESVPKAYERLCRLAVEGDTTAVRVLRVAATRLGQALASVVSVLDVDRVILGGPALRQVAELVRSRVAKVIQTQVWAPEVRPVRVETALIGADAGAVGAASLVLDHAYSPRLATLLGS
- a CDS encoding phosphoenolpyruvate carboxykinase (GTP), producing MTALTIPGLDQAPTTHERLLSWVREVAELTTPDQVVWCDGSQQEWQRMTDRLVEAGTFTRLKQKPNSFYAASDPSDVARVEERTFICSVEEKDSGVTNNWMDPNEMKAIMTELYRGCMRGRTMYVIPFCMGPLDADPPRLGVEITDSEYVVVSMHIMTRMGAKVLERLDADGEFVPALHSVGAPLEPGQQDVPWPCNDIKYITHFPEERMIWSFGSGYGGNALLGKKCYSLRIASAMARDEGWLAEHMLILKLISPEEKVYYVAAAFPSACGKTNLAMLQPTIPGWRVETLGDDIAWMRFGEDGRLYAVNPEAGFFGVAPGTNWKTNPNAMRTIAQGNSLFTNVALTDDGDVWWEEMEGDPQHLTDWKGRDWTPASKEKAAHPNSRYCTPMSQCPILAPEWDDPKGVPISAILFGGRRKTTVPLVNEAFDWQHGVFMGATLSSEKTAAAAGKVGDVRRDPMAMLPFIGYNVGDYFQHWVNVGKSADAAKLPRIFYVNWFRRGEDKRFLWPGFGENSRVLKWIVDRLEGNAAAADTAIGRVPSADALELSGLDTPKADVEEALKVDVEEWKAEVPLIEEWFATIGDSLPSSMRDELEALKQRLGH
- a CDS encoding DUF6802 family protein, whose amino-acid sequence is MYIEETGAGDGDIKVTVEGEEYTAEANYDLDGDGVDETVAVLTDDGYVAYIDENADGQADLMQSINADGVVVEQARFDAGTGKWTGEAPEQHPGGADPQDQGHGQSMVIDTPQGDMQVGPATEDTNQDGIADTAVVETQAGGTMLVTDVDGDGSADQVVEISQTGDVTISHHTGDGQWTVVEQGKVTDDGHYAPNPAAGATDDAAWTFDDTAQPHAATVGTGDHGDPRGGDEQSGGRRGGGAAGKADSDAVWS